The segment CTGCTGGAAGCTGCGGGTGGGGGGGCAGACGGGCCGCACGGGGGGGCAGCGGCCGGGCTTCACCACCCCGACGAGACTGGGGACCTCACGGGCGTCCTCACAGCAATAAGCCTGGTTCTGGGGCGTCCTACACCAGTGGCGGCAGGTGCTGGGCGGGGCCACGGGCGAGGGGAAGCCTCCGAACAGCCCACCAAGACCGCCCCCGAAGTTGTTGAAGCCCTGTCCGCCAAAGCTATTGAAGCCTTGACCTCCAAAGCCTTGTCCCCCGAAACCTGGTCCCCCGAAGCCTCCCCCGAAGTCTTGATTTCCGAAGCCAGGTCCCCCGAAGCCTTGATTCCCGAAGCCTTGGTTCCCGAAGCCTGGTCCCCCGAAATCCGATCCGCCAAGCCCGCCGAGGAAGCGAGTGTTGGGCTTAGCAGCGTTTTTTTTGTCGTCCTTGTcgtccgccgccaccaccatcacgccgGCGGCCAGGAACAGCAGCGTCGCCTTCATCTgcggcgggagggagagggagaggtgtgagaggagaggaggcgagggagagaagagggagaggtgtggggaggaggagagggagaggaagaggaggtgaggagaggaggagagagggagatgtgacaggaggcgagggagaagagggagaggtgtgagaaagagaagtggaagaaggagatgaagagagggagaggtaagagaggaggcAATGGACATGTAGGGCGTCGCGTATGGATGGAATAGTgtatatgtaagtatgtatgtatgtatgtatgtgtgtgtgtatgtatgtatgtatgtatgtatgagtcaGAGGTGCTAATTAAAGGTGCGGCATCAATATTACCTTTCTTCGCCCACAGGTGCTTGTTGACGTGCTAAGGAGGGAGAGCACCGAAGCCaagtgtgtgtgtccccggcccCGCGACCCTTTATAGCAGGTGAGCTTCAAACTGACCTTCGccgccttcctccttttctcattcaccttccccctcccctcccctcctctctgacactctctatttctgtcagtccggctcttcctctttttctccctcccttttttctccccttgctCTATCCTTCTCCAATTTCGTGCTGTTTcttatcattcccttcctccctttcctcgttcaccttcccttccccacccctcacaCTCTCTCTATTGCTATCtattcgtttcttcctccttttctccttctctccctccatgccccctttctttttctccttctatctttctctactctcatttttgtttctcattcgtTCCTCattccctatttttcctttctccttgtctCGCATtaaattttctcctttcccttttcattatcTCACctgtcctcttcccttcattacctgcctctccctctttaccttccttttgaTTGCTTTCGTCAGGTTTGGTTTATACTTTTCCAGAGCGaaggatttatttttattaacgcTCAGTCTTTCTTTCAgtaacgtctttttttttatgtcccaAGTTAATGTCTTTTCCATTTCGGTATTTTATTAATGTGATTTTACTTTGGCATTGTATTCTTGTATTGTTTTGTGTTCtatcttcaggttttcttttggGACAAGTCTTCCAAACCTTTCGTCTCGTTTCCCTCTCTGTACCATATAAACTTGAGAACCTTATGGGAATTATTTTATTCCCATAGGGCTCTCAAGATTATATGGtacagagaggaaaatgagaaaaaagatttGGAAGAGTTGtcccatgtatgtatgtatgggggtGGCGGTGGGTGGGGGGTATTccctaaattaaaaaaaaaaaggttattcgTGGCCTATCGGGGAGAAAGCTTTGGCCCTTCAAACCTCTTAGTGCCATAGGTGGTTTGATCTTCCAGCCTCTCTCACAAccagggttaccaaattatcgtactcagccactcagcacatcgcattttccggtttctgagtcacagctatcgcaaacaaacgccaataagtaatgctgttaacgataactttaactggaatttcgttatctgtgtgggtattAGAGTTTttggccctggaactgataaatgcgatgttttgagtacgataatttggcaactctgctcacaaccccctccccctcccgcacCGCAATTTTTCGAGCTAACGAACCTCAGATACCTAACGTGACCTGACCTCACTACAAGGGTATGGACGTGACTTGCGTGAGCGTGCGTGTAGAGTTTTTCAAGGGGTCTGTggggccaacgttgccagattgtcgtactcagcctcctcttTGCCGAattccgaccccaaaactacctcctcgaccccaataactgccctCATAtttagttatcgttgaaatggttaatcattggtgttttttggcaatagctatggcacagaaaccgataaatacgaggctctgagtacgataatctggcaatggtggtcTGGGCAGCAAAGTAAGCAACAGCCACCCCTGGAACTATACCGAACTTGGAACAGAAAGAATATCGCTGACTCGCATACATTACAAGTTTGAATATATAGGTTTAAAGTAGCAACCCTTATCAAGCATTACCCCATTCCCTGATCGTTTAAATATTAATgggtttgtttattttattggtgtAAGTGATGCCTTTTGCGCCCCAGCTCCTTTGTGacgcaggcgaattttttttatagtggctgccgtgatgtatgactctcttgcttggcttatgctgccccacCCCGGTGCTTTTTGGTTTTGGTTGTCACTGTCGGTTATAGTAAAAGAAATGTGAGGTTTTATTTAGATTTGtataagatgaaggaggagaagaagagaaagggagggatgaagagagggagaaaggatgaaaagacggAGACATAggaatagagtgtgtgtgtggggggggggtgaggaaagggatgaagggaagaatgtAAGGTTAACGAGGAAGagagtgacggagagagagaaaaaagtaggaaaggacacacacaaataggaatagagaaagtgtgagtgtgtgtgtgtgggggggggggggaatgaagAAAGACATTGAGGGACGAATGTTACGTAAAATCAAACTAGTAATGACCGCCTAAATAAAAAGACTAGATAACAAGGATATGAACGCACCAAGTCTACTTTTTCGACGTTTCTATTGACATTTCGGTTCGTCCCATACGTAGCGGGAGGGACACACTTATCGTAGcgggataaagaggggaaaaaagggaaagagcaaAGGAAAATCAGCATCAATCACAACAGGAAGAGTTTCAGCGCTTTTTTGTAACTGTAATGcgataagggaagggaacgaatggtgttgatggtggtggtgagggtggtggtgagggtggtggtgatggtggtggtgagggtggtggtgatggtaggtggAGTAAagggtcgtgttgttgttgttgttggtgttggtagtggtgttgattgtggtagtgatggtgatgagtgtcagggtggaagagggagggggaggatggtgttgatggtgttgatggtggtggtgatgatggtgtagtgGTAGTTTTTGGAGTATTAGTGGAGGGAGTGGAAaatgaaagacacacacacacacacacacacacttaccctcccccccacacttactccccccccacacacacacttaaccccctacccccccctttcacacacacacacctccctccttctccccttccccctccacacacacacacacacacacccttgcacTCATGTATTCTCTTCAGCATGACCAACGAAGGAGACCTCGTATGTGTTTGCGTGTATCGCATtcaaacaacaacacacaccgcCTCATTCACCCTCTGGACGGGACGGGGATTACCATGCGTTAGAATCCTACACGTTTTTCTCTACTTTGGTCCGGTGGGGTGTAGGGGAGATGAGGTTGGGGATATGGGGTGTaggatggggtggaggaggatATGGTGAAGTTGAGATAGGGTGTAGAAGAGGTAGGGTGAGGTTGagatggggtgaggggaggggaggttgagATGAGGTTGGAGAGAGATAGGGTGAGGTGGGGAGTGTCCAGTGGGGTGGTGATAGGTAGAAgattgaatggtgtgtgtgtgtgtgtgtgtgtgtgtgtgtgtgtgtgtgtgtgtgtgtgtgtgtgtgtgtgtgtgtggacgctaTTCCAACCTACACATatgagagaaatacaaagaaagagtAGGACAGGATAGTAGGAAAGGCatccacacacatacaaacaaacaaaaaacacaaacaaaaacaaacacacagatagacacagacaaccacaaccacccactcATGACTAATTTTCTTTTAACGAACCAGACGCTAAATCCGGTCACTCTTGCTTTTAATATTCACCTTTTGCTAACCttccgccacacacacaaacacacaaacaaacaaacaaacacaaatacactGACCCGATTGTAACCTCCCCGGCGACCATCCTTGTCCCATCTCCCTACTTCCCATAACCTCTCCCtgcttacctctctcctcccttcctaaatACTCCcactcctgtttctctccctgtcAAATGCGTTCTTCCCTTTTAACCTATTTGTGTGTTGCTGTGTCCCTAGtatctttattcctttgttttttttttattatgttttgtttgttttgttttcccatttctgtccttcatctttccctttttattcatgtttttattttatttatctgtctccttgttcctttcttcttctctttttttttttgttactagttttatttgtgtcttgttcttatctccatttttttcttctctttctccctcttcctctctttcttctcctttctcatccatttccctttccatttctcctttcttcctttctttcctttcctcccttactttttttttccttatttgacTTTCTTCTCAgtcccttccatccttcaattcttttctatttcctttctttcgtctccattttttttccatttccgtttctcctccccccttccctcctgtcgtcccttccttccttccttccttccttcctctctttctttcttccttccttccttccttccttcctctttcagttCGTGGGATCCAAGGTCTAGGAACAAAACCCATTATGATGAGGGCAgggtcactcttcttcctcctcctcctcctcctcctcttcttcttcctcctcctcctcctcctcctcctctttcttccttccgcaGGGATTCCCGGTTATGGCCTGGCTTTTCACTGCCCTGACCttgctctctgtctctgtctctactctctctcggtttctctctctcggtttctctctctctctctctctctctctctctctctctctctctctctctctctctctctctctctctctctctctctctctctctcttattaggtCATGCTGTAATTACCTTGCTCTGGAGATagaaagttgaggaggaggaggaggaggaggaggaggaggtggaggaggaggaggaggaggaggagaaatcccAAACCAGTGACCCTTGGGAGAGGAAATGCCCGTCTAAGgaggttatttttttctcccttattttcctcctccattttcttcctatctttatcatttcttcctttcttccactttttcttttcttttcctccggcccttttcctccctactcttctcctattcccttctttcttcctttatttcttcccttttctattttattttcgccctttttcttccttcttttctttcgttacttttttttcttccttttattattattatttttttccccgcccttttcctccctactcttctcctattcccttctttcttcttttatttcttccctcttgtctattttattttcgtccttttcttcctccttttcttccatcaccttctttttccctctactcctttcttttatcatttatttcttccttttcttttttcccttttttcttgttccccttttcctccatacTTTTCTCCTAtaaccttttttcttcctttatttatttcattttttctattttattttggtcttcatttttctttattttttttttcgttcgcaATAATGTAATATGTTTCATCAAAGTactcggataaaaaaaaaacttctaaaACAAATCCATTCATTCTGtcactatttttttgtttattattttcttacttggattgtaattttttttcatatgattttccttattctctctgacttcctttctttttcccttacgTTCCTCTCCCATCCATCTCTCGTTCATTcgttcctactttttttccttcatctaagTCTTCTCTTAATTCCTTATTGATAGGTTTAAGGCATAACAACACAAGGAgcaaacagggaagggagggaggggggggggggggagacacgtgaaaagaggaaggactCATTTTGAACTCATTTCTGTTTTTGTCTCtccttattttattcttcttcttacgtTACTCTCactgtccttgttttttttatatccatgtctgctcaggGATCGAATTCTGTGTCTGTTGTTGattttccctttattccctttcatGGACCTCAgtataagaaaagggaagggaggacagtAGTTTGTAggtgtgtagtttttttttctgagctgTAGGTGTGGGCGTCTTTGTGTTTTATTTCCCCGTTCTAGTTCTTACGGGTCCTCTTTTtgtccctatccttccttttttcacgtgtcctccctccctccctgcctgcccgtTTTGTACCTTCGACGTAACTGTAGACGCTTggaaaaacggagaagaaaaacatACTGACGGGGCAGGAAGAGTGTGCTTAGGTTTCTCATTCGTTGTTGATCTTCTGTTGTTTTTTGCTTCGTGCTAATGAGGTGTTTGTTGTGAGTTTTTGTTTGCTGATATTTAGGTTCGGAgagacatacaaacatacagacatacagacacacagacagacagacagacgatgcAGTCCCTGAAGTCTGGGGTACACCTTTGTAACGGTGCCGGGCTGTTGCCTTGGCTCTTGCAGTACTGAGCTGCATCGCCCCTGTATCGCAcccaaacagacatacagagagtcatacacacatacatacatacaaggagGGGATGGTTAAGTGGTTTACGTGCAGGCGCAgagtccaggaggacgcgggttcgcgtcccgcccgctgcCTCAAGCttgattttttagtcaccgccgtgTGGCTTAAACCcagtacccacatgctgtcctgaagaccatttaTCAATCCGGTCTCTAGATTCTTTCTCTGAAAGAGAGGATTAAAATTGAGCTCCGGGGGGACAGCATGAACTATGCAAGAtgacaccactataaacacttgcctgagccataACAGgctgccgaccatcaggccccaccaagaaagcctaccggcgccataggcagaaagtaaaataaacaaacgaacatatatatacatacatacatacatacatacagacagacagacagacagacagacgcttaGATAATGAGTGACCGTCGGAGGAGTTAAAGTGCAAAGGTAGCAGAGGTGTgtcgtagttgttgttgttgttgttgttgttttggaccCGGAGCATCCTAATGACGGGGAGGGAAAATCTGGTat is part of the Eriocheir sinensis breed Jianghai 21 chromosome 25, ASM2467909v1, whole genome shotgun sequence genome and harbors:
- the LOC127003451 gene encoding uncharacterized protein LOC127003451 — encoded protein: MKATLLFLAAGVMVVAADDKDDKKNAAKPNTRFLGGLGGSDFGGPGFGNQGFGNQGFGGPGFGNQDFGGGFGGPGFGGQGFGGQGFNSFGGQGFNNFGGGLGGLFGGFPSPVAPPSTCRHWCRTPQNQAYCCEDAREVPSLVGVVKPGRCPPVRPVCPPTRSFQQPPATCSNDGRCGGFDKCCFDTCLQEHVCKPPIGFGF